The Planctellipticum variicoloris DNA window ACGCCAGCCGCTGGCGGGAAACCATCGGACGCTCGATGACCAACCGCCCGGACGACATGGTCAAACGGCACGGTGGCGACGAATGGAAAGCCGTGGCCGCGATGTGCCGGTTCCATATCGAGTGGACCGATCTGATGCTTCGCGACTGGGAGACCCGGCCGGAGACGCTGGAGACCGAAGTCCAGGCGCTGCGAGTGGGGGATGCGTACGTCGTGGCGAACTCGTCGGAGTTCTTCTCGCCGTTCGCGATCGGCATCCGCCAGCGGTTCGGCGACGAGAAACTGCTGATGGCCTGCTATTCGAACGGGCGGATCGGCTACCTGCCGGACGCACACGATATCGAGGTTCGCAGCTATGCGGGATACCAGTCGCCGAAGTACTGCAACCAGTTCCCGTTTACGCCGGAGTCGGGGCCGGCAATGTGCGACGCGATGTTGCGGGTGCTGGAGCGATGTCGGTCGAACGGCGGATCGCAGTCGTAAGCGGATCGGCCGGCGAGTCCGTGCCGGGGCCGTTGGTCCTGAACTCACTGATTGCCGGAATCCCGCTGTGTCAGTATCGTCGATCAGATGGGCGACTGGGAAGACAACACTCCGATCGTAGAGAACTGCCGGATGCGTTTCTTCGAGCGACTGAGCGGAGGCAGAACTCGGCGCGGTGCAATCACGCTTGCCGAACTGGTCGTGCTGTGGTTGATCTGTATGGTCGGTCTGGCCTTAATGATCCCCTGGCTGCTGATGGTTCGCGAGTCGTCACGCCGCGGGCAGGCGCAGGCCAACATGAAAAACATTGGAACGGCGCTGCACGCCTATCATGACCTGTGGCGACGATTTCCGGGTCGGTGACAGCCAGCGTCAGACGCGGCGCGGCTTGAGCCACCGCGACCAGGCGGAGGGCCGATCGGCTGAGATCGTCACCGGCGTCTTCAACGTCGGATGTTGAAACGTCAGGGAAGCCGAGTGCAGTGCCAGCATCCCCTGCCCCGGCGTGCGGGCGCCGTACTTGGCGTCGCCGACGATAGGCCAGCCGGCGTGGGCAAGCTGCACGCGGATCTGGTGGCTGCGGCCGGTGAGGGGG harbors:
- a CDS encoding DUF1559 domain-containing protein is translated as MPESRCVSIVDQMGDWEDNTPIVENCRMRFFERLSGGRTRRGAITLAELVVLWLICMVGLALMIPWLLMVRESSRRGQAQANMKNIGTALHAYHDLWRRFPGR